A portion of the Cyanobacteriota bacterium genome contains these proteins:
- a CDS encoding DHH family phosphoesterase — protein sequence MRSHKDSSRSVPASTKPNLATSQQTPASLFAAQEENENGNQAIYFQLNQFTNSYQIGDDITVQVLGLKDIVKDQQGQIKDLRLALKIRIKDPNSYIISQKAGQAGYNSNETIEHDFRSAGSEDNPGPIFISISPQDIILIGDKTNKPYEIELSLSNDCYQQIKNKNQIKLIVHSDKEIFSGAYSEPHKRTQWNAYGKPDTSAYPDELSSFARTLLANRGYKPEEKLDYFMVDKPESVPGTEIPYMDKALNKILTAMQAGKKIAVYGDYDVDGTTAVSILLRTFKQLAYSDKVSFYVPQRHKEGYGFNQKAIDKLAQDYDLLLSVDLGTNSNKLIQHAQEQGLEVIVTDHHNIRLEAPKGALLVNPKALDDDKHPLYELSAAGQALKLAELLLKKFRQDDYLINLKTLAALSTVADQVNCVGENRSIVQEGLSSQAVNKGMQAIPGLKALIEEAGVHSNPILSGYHPDDVAFRLGPIINAAGRLDHAKDIVEMFSSDDEERVLKLAKEAKSNNDKRKKLEKKVVSQGFDELAWTYKPGSDKVIVLANEAWNKGVIGLAAGRIMEYLPLPVFVGFIGEDQTTFSARNPYDYLGIDITDVLAQVAQEFEELTGKELKYGGHKAAAGCSCDNKDLESFKNLVHKHFAQAIPDDYEPIQQINIEHCIGLKELVPLFNQEAKVLPFGNGFNKPYYLTMPVTAKLSGRSAKAVLENGQRPDAVQLELYEEGSIIKPFLEQINRSPELGNSSIISTHGDYSESAVMFRRGKEFLEDFLWQQNKPFMFVLRPSFSSYDQSFRFQVEDWKVYDPENLDPALYSRLEPRS from the coding sequence ATGAGATCCCACAAGGATTCCAGTCGTTCAGTGCCAGCAAGCACTAAACCAAACCTTGCCACGTCTCAACAAACACCAGCTTCCTTGTTTGCTGCTCAAGAAGAAAATGAAAATGGCAACCAAGCCATATATTTTCAGCTCAATCAATTCACCAATAGCTACCAAATTGGTGACGATATTACAGTCCAAGTGCTTGGACTGAAGGACATTGTTAAAGACCAGCAAGGACAAATCAAAGACTTAAGACTCGCGCTCAAAATCAGAATCAAGGATCCTAATAGCTACATCATCAGCCAGAAAGCAGGTCAAGCTGGTTACAATAGCAATGAAACAATCGAACATGATTTTCGTTCAGCAGGATCCGAGGATAATCCTGGACCAATATTTATTAGTATCAGCCCTCAAGACATCATTCTTATTGGCGATAAAACCAATAAACCATATGAAATAGAGCTCAGCCTAAGCAATGATTGCTACCAACAAATCAAGAACAAAAACCAAATCAAACTTATTGTTCATAGTGATAAAGAAATATTCAGCGGCGCCTACTCAGAACCGCATAAACGAACTCAATGGAATGCTTATGGCAAACCGGATACAAGCGCCTACCCTGATGAATTAAGTAGTTTTGCTCGAACACTACTAGCAAATAGAGGCTATAAGCCAGAAGAGAAGCTCGATTATTTCATGGTTGATAAGCCTGAATCAGTGCCAGGCACTGAGATTCCATACATGGATAAAGCTCTAAACAAAATCCTTACTGCAATGCAAGCAGGTAAAAAAATCGCTGTCTATGGTGACTATGATGTAGACGGAACTACTGCTGTCTCTATCTTACTAAGAACTTTTAAGCAGCTTGCTTACAGCGACAAAGTTAGCTTCTATGTCCCGCAAAGACACAAAGAAGGTTATGGCTTCAATCAAAAAGCAATTGACAAACTTGCTCAGGACTATGATTTACTTCTCAGTGTTGATCTTGGAACTAATAGCAATAAACTAATTCAACACGCACAAGAGCAAGGACTAGAAGTGATAGTTACTGACCATCATAATATTCGGCTTGAGGCTCCAAAGGGCGCTTTACTGGTAAACCCCAAAGCCTTAGACGATGACAAACACCCTCTCTATGAGCTGTCTGCTGCAGGGCAAGCACTCAAACTTGCAGAATTATTACTCAAAAAATTTAGGCAAGATGACTACTTAATCAATCTCAAAACACTTGCAGCCTTAAGTACAGTCGCTGACCAGGTCAATTGTGTTGGTGAGAACAGAAGCATAGTACAAGAAGGACTTTCAAGCCAAGCTGTTAACAAGGGCATGCAGGCAATACCTGGACTCAAAGCATTAATAGAAGAGGCTGGTGTGCATAGTAATCCAATACTTAGTGGCTATCATCCTGATGATGTTGCCTTTCGGCTTGGTCCTATCATTAATGCTGCTGGCAGGCTCGATCATGCCAAAGACATAGTTGAGATGTTTAGCTCTGATGATGAAGAACGAGTATTGAAACTAGCTAAAGAAGCTAAGTCCAATAATGATAAAAGAAAAAAACTAGAGAAGAAAGTCGTCAGTCAAGGTTTTGACGAGCTTGCTTGGACTTATAAGCCAGGCTCTGACAAAGTTATAGTCCTTGCCAATGAAGCTTGGAATAAGGGCGTCATTGGACTAGCAGCTGGGCGCATCATGGAATATCTACCTCTACCAGTGTTTGTTGGATTCATTGGCGAAGATCAAACTACTTTCTCCGCCCGTAATCCTTATGACTATCTTGGAATTGATATCACCGATGTATTAGCTCAAGTAGCTCAAGAATTTGAAGAATTGACTGGTAAGGAGCTTAAATACGGCGGGCACAAAGCAGCAGCAGGTTGTAGCTGTGATAATAAAGATCTTGAATCATTCAAAAACTTAGTACATAAACATTTTGCTCAAGCAATTCCAGATGATTACGAACCTATCCAGCAAATTAATATTGAGCATTGTATCGGACTTAAAGAACTAGTACCCCTGTTCAATCAAGAAGCTAAAGTTCTACCATTCGGCAATGGTTTTAATAAGCCCTACTACCTTACAATGCCGGTCACGGCAAAGCTTAGTGGCAGAAGCGCAAAAGCCGTTCTTGAAAATGGCCAGAGACCTGATGCTGTGCAACTAGAACTCTATGAGGAAGGATCTATCATCAAGCCCTTCTTAGAACAGATCAATAGAAGTCCAGAGCTTGGTAATTCATCCATAATAAGCACTCATGGTGATTACTCTGAATCAGCAGTCATGTTTCGTCGCGGTAAAGAATTCCTAGAAGACTTTCTTTGGCAGCAAAATAAACCATTCATGTTTGTATTAAGACCAAGCTTTAGTTCATATGATCAAAGCTTTCGCTTTCAAGTTGAAGACTGGAAAGTTTATGATCCTGAGAATTTAGACCCTGCTCTATACAGTAGACTGGAGCCTAGATCATGA